A section of the Salmo salar chromosome ssa05, Ssal_v3.1, whole genome shotgun sequence genome encodes:
- the LOC106570748 gene encoding fibrinogen silencer-binding protein codes for MASGSVYMSSSMVGKARSSNFTLSEKLDLLKLVRPHIRILEEHTNKHAVIVDKNKCWDTVSEQYNVLGGDRPPRTAQGLRTLYKRLKESAKQEVMQRRHAQPEYRGSISEPTRRVMEMIPHLFHHGAIHHDKDPATMHRMMYKHDSPMEQPGSSSSLPDYPSNPVTHHLDQDVVRLDQDVVRLDQDVVRLDQDVDVKPPPDLTILSTRVGVVLGEGAEEEDELGSVHGYDGSLSPCPSSVVLPLSTSPVPLQRDLYPHDHYPRRDPDRLRPLQLAKEEHEQVMTNHRKMGVYLEEKREGLKRKQELEEELLRAKIKVEKLRAARLRHGLPLPL; via the exons ATGGCGTCTGGGTCCGTCTACATGTCGTCCAGTATGGTGGGTAAGGCTCGCTCCTCCAACTTCACCCTGTCTGAGAAACTGGACCTGCTGAAGCTGGTCCGCCCACACATTCGCATCCTGGAGGAGCACACCAACAAGCACGCTGTCATCGTGGACAAGAACAAGTGCTGGGACACAGTGTCTGAGCAGTACAACGTCCTGGGGGGGGACAGGCCCCCCCGCACTGCCCAGGGCCTACGCACCCTCTACAAGAGGCTGAAGGAGTCGGCCAAACAGGAAGTGATGCAACGGAGACACGCCCAGCCAGAGTACAGAGGAAGTATATCTGAACCAAccaggagagtgatggagatgATACCTCACCTTTTCCATCACGGAGCTATCCACCATGATAAAGACCCAGCGACGATGcacag GATGATGTATAAGCATGACTCTCCCATGGAGCAACCTGGCAGCAGCTCTTCCCTCCCAGACTACCCATCAAACCCCGTCACCCACCACCTGGACCAGGATGTGGTCAGGCTGGACCAGGATGTGGTCAGGCTGGACCAGGATGTGGTCAGGCTGGACCAGGATGTGGACGTGAAGCCTCCGCCAGACCTGACCATCCTCTCCACGCGTGTGGGGGTGGTGCTAGGAGAGGGggcggaggaggaagatgagttgGGCAGTGTCCATGGTTATGacggctccctctctccctgcccatcCTCCGTCGTCCTGCCCCTCTCCACCTCACCCGTTCCACTGCAACGTGACCTTTACCCTCATGACCACTACCCCCGCCGTGACCCTGACAGGCTCCGTCCCCTTCAGCTGGCCAAGGAGGAGCACGAGCAGGTCATGACCAATCACAGAAAGATGGGCGTATAcctggaggagaagagggaggggctAAAGAGGAAGCAGGAATTGGAGGAGGAGCTTCTGAGAGCAAAAATCAAAGTAGAGAAACTGAGGGCAGCCAGGCTGAGGCATGGACTTCCACTGCccctataa